From one Microlunatus sp. Gsoil 973 genomic stretch:
- a CDS encoding gluconokinase, which produces MTPPFADSSEPGGTSTPPGIDDPGAKTAVVVMGVSGAGKTTVAEILARRLGWLEAEADDFHPPANVAKMHSGIPLTDEDREPWLAALRDWITKAPGSVILTCSALRRSYRDVLRSANARVEFLHLDGDHDLIRQRITSRSGHFMPASLLDSQFATLEPLQPDEPGLVADVADEPEAIADQAVRALRLGN; this is translated from the coding sequence GTGACACCTCCCTTCGCCGACTCGTCGGAACCCGGCGGGACCTCGACCCCGCCGGGCATCGACGATCCGGGTGCCAAGACGGCGGTCGTGGTGATGGGAGTCTCCGGGGCGGGCAAGACGACGGTCGCCGAGATTCTGGCGCGCCGACTGGGTTGGCTCGAGGCGGAGGCCGATGACTTCCATCCGCCCGCCAACGTCGCCAAGATGCATTCCGGAATCCCGCTCACCGACGAGGATCGCGAGCCCTGGCTGGCCGCGCTGCGGGATTGGATCACCAAGGCTCCCGGCAGCGTGATCCTCACCTGCTCGGCACTCAGGCGCAGCTACCGGGACGTGCTGCGTTCGGCGAACGCCAGGGTGGAGTTCCTGCATCTCGACGGTGACCATGACCTGATCAGGCAACGGATCACCTCGCGCAGCGGGCACTTCATGCCGGCGTCCCTGTTGGATTCACAGTTCGCCACCCTCGAGCCGTTGCAGCCCGACGAGCCCGGTCTGGTGGCCGACGTCGCCGACGAGCCGGAAGCGATCGCCGACCAGGCGGTGCGGGCCCTGCGTCTAGGCAACTGA
- a CDS encoding SDR family NAD(P)-dependent oxidoreductase, whose amino-acid sequence MVEEDQRGRRMIITGASSGIGLAAASRLAARGADVVLAVRNPERGRVALERIRTEVPDARVEVGELDLADLGSVRRFVDDQLGRGPLRALINNAGISNTPKRTLTVDGFELQAATNVLGHFVLTAGLMPALHAGGDSRIVSVSSMAALAVPSVDLSFNEHGRYLPALAYAQSKLACGIFALELDRRLKAANRPTISVLTHPGWASTNLFAAHDDPVNRMINYFTGALATPAADGAECEVHAATAAELTGGEYIGPRWISRGKPWIIRPRRLMSDPQTGRRWWQAAERRTGITFELD is encoded by the coding sequence ATGGTCGAGGAGGACCAGCGCGGCCGGCGGATGATCATCACCGGAGCCAGTTCGGGTATCGGCCTGGCGGCGGCGTCCCGATTGGCCGCCCGCGGGGCCGACGTCGTGCTCGCGGTACGCAATCCGGAGCGTGGTCGGGTCGCACTGGAGCGTATCCGTACCGAGGTTCCCGATGCCCGCGTCGAGGTCGGCGAACTCGATCTCGCCGATCTCGGTTCGGTGCGCCGATTCGTCGATGATCAACTGGGCCGCGGTCCGTTGAGGGCGTTGATCAACAATGCCGGCATCTCCAACACACCGAAGCGGACCCTCACTGTCGACGGCTTCGAACTGCAGGCCGCAACCAACGTTCTCGGCCACTTCGTGCTCACCGCAGGATTGATGCCGGCACTCCACGCCGGCGGCGACTCGCGGATCGTCTCGGTGAGCAGCATGGCCGCATTGGCGGTGCCCTCGGTCGATCTGTCCTTCAACGAGCACGGCCGCTACCTACCCGCGCTGGCCTACGCGCAGAGCAAACTGGCCTGCGGCATCTTCGCCCTGGAACTCGACCGGCGGCTCAAGGCGGCCAACCGGCCGACCATCTCGGTGCTGACCCATCCGGGGTGGGCGTCGACCAACCTCTTCGCCGCCCACGACGATCCGGTCAACCGAATGATCAACTACTTCACCGGGGCGCTGGCCACGCCGGCGGCCGACGGCGCCGAGTGCGAGGTCCACGCGGCCACTGCTGCGGAGCTGACCGGCGGCGAATACATCGGGCCGCGCTGGATCTCTCGGGGCAAGCCGTGGATCATCCGTCCGCGGCGGCTGATGTCGGATCCACAGACCGGCCGTCGCTGGTGGCAGGCCGCAGAGCGACGTACCGGGATCACCTTCGAACTTGATTGA
- a CDS encoding molybdenum cofactor guanylyltransferase, whose amino-acid sequence MTTAAIVLAGGTSSRFGADKLDAALEGVPLLHHAVSGIPDTWLLIIVGPERALDRPAEFAREDPPGGGPGAGLVAGAAAAAAAGATVIATLPGDAPRGGAAAVRLAETLSESADQVVAVIGVDQAGVDQPLQLAVRAPALQRLAAHADNHGISARRLLDDLAAAGEVVRVRLPSAYTTDVDRPEDLTAARSHLT is encoded by the coding sequence GTGACGACGGCCGCAATCGTTCTGGCTGGCGGCACGTCCAGCCGCTTCGGCGCTGACAAGCTCGATGCCGCCCTCGAGGGCGTACCGCTGCTCCATCATGCGGTGTCCGGGATCCCGGACACCTGGCTGCTGATCATCGTCGGGCCGGAGCGCGCGCTCGATCGGCCGGCCGAATTCGCCCGGGAGGATCCGCCCGGCGGAGGACCCGGAGCGGGGCTGGTCGCCGGTGCTGCGGCGGCTGCCGCTGCCGGCGCCACCGTGATCGCGACACTGCCCGGTGACGCGCCACGCGGCGGTGCGGCGGCTGTACGGCTGGCCGAAACGCTGTCCGAATCCGCGGACCAGGTCGTTGCCGTGATCGGGGTCGACCAGGCGGGCGTTGATCAGCCGCTGCAACTGGCCGTACGAGCTCCGGCGTTACAGCGGTTGGCCGCCCACGCGGACAATCACGGCATCAGTGCCCGGAGGCTGTTGGATGATCTTGCCGCGGCCGGTGAGGTGGTGCGCGTCCGGCTGCCGTCGGCGTACACCACCGATGTCGATCGTCCGGAGGATCTGACGGCGGCCCGCTCCCACCTGACCTGA
- a CDS encoding PLD nuclease N-terminal domain-containing protein, giving the protein MGRYLPIVMVILLAIYCIVEVAQAPTYAVRRMPRWGWATLIIVLPLLGSLGWLFFGRPTSDSRRQNQFTGRPKAPDDDNDFLRGL; this is encoded by the coding sequence ATGGGTCGGTATCTACCAATCGTGATGGTGATCCTGCTCGCCATCTACTGCATTGTTGAGGTAGCCCAGGCCCCGACGTACGCCGTTCGCCGGATGCCACGCTGGGGTTGGGCAACGCTCATCATCGTGCTGCCGCTGCTGGGATCGCTGGGTTGGCTGTTCTTCGGCCGGCCGACATCCGACTCCCGCCGGCAGAACCAATTCACCGGTCGACCGAAAGCTCCTGACGACGACAACGACTTCCTGCGCGGCCTGTGA
- a CDS encoding CDP-alcohol phosphatidyltransferase family protein, whose protein sequence is MSDAATPDQPTVGSQRGNHPSMTELRAVSQPPTVLGRRNSEHWAGALYLRKGSIYITRALLPTGISANAVTWWIAIIGVGAAAVLLLPGWWPFLAAAALIQFSIMIDCTDGEIARWRGQSSAAGVYIDRVCHYVVEASLPIGFGMHLDGGPAHAGGWTILGMATAILVLLKKATGDLVHVARAYFGWPKLSEDAELAAPRSGGLRSIRGLLRFFPFFRAFGAIEYSLILLVIATIDLLRPLGSEGLLQLWAIIGVPLAALTALGYLIAILASSRLRPPAGS, encoded by the coding sequence ATGTCTGACGCCGCGACGCCCGACCAGCCGACAGTTGGGAGCCAGCGAGGCAACCACCCCTCGATGACCGAGCTGCGCGCGGTGTCCCAGCCGCCGACGGTTCTCGGCCGGCGCAATTCCGAGCACTGGGCAGGCGCGCTCTACCTGCGGAAGGGCTCCATCTACATCACCCGGGCGTTGCTGCCGACCGGGATCAGTGCCAACGCGGTCACCTGGTGGATCGCGATCATCGGCGTCGGTGCCGCGGCGGTGCTGTTGCTCCCGGGTTGGTGGCCGTTCCTGGCGGCGGCCGCGCTGATCCAGTTCAGCATCATGATCGACTGCACCGATGGTGAGATCGCCCGGTGGCGGGGCCAGTCGTCGGCTGCCGGCGTCTACATCGACCGGGTCTGCCACTACGTGGTCGAAGCGTCGCTGCCGATCGGATTCGGGATGCACCTGGACGGCGGACCGGCCCACGCCGGCGGCTGGACGATCCTCGGGATGGCGACCGCGATCCTGGTGCTGCTCAAGAAGGCAACCGGCGACCTGGTGCATGTGGCGCGGGCCTACTTCGGCTGGCCGAAACTGTCCGAGGACGCCGAGCTGGCCGCTCCGCGCAGCGGCGGTCTGCGATCGATCCGCGGCCTGCTGAGGTTCTTTCCGTTCTTCCGGGCGTTCGGGGCGATCGAGTATTCGCTGATCCTGTTGGTGATCGCCACGATCGACCTGCTGCGGCCGCTCGGCTCCGAAGGCCTGCTGCAGCTCTGGGCGATCATCGGGGTGCCGCTGGCCGCACTGACCGCACTCGGCTACCTGATCGCGATCCTGGCCTCCAGCCGGCTTCGCCCGCCGGCCGGTTCCTGA
- a CDS encoding glycosyltransferase family 2 protein — translation MSENPRVSIIVLSMGDRPEELDRCLRSAVAQGYDSFEVFCVGMGWQPEGLPDGVRSEGVAENLGSPGGRNYAAARVTSEVFMFLDDDAWLPDKDFLSKAMVIFDRWPRLGLLAPRLSDENGVTLRRWVPRAHVGDPLESGPAFTCPEGVTLYRRRAWEDVGGFPGNFFHGHEGVDVCWRMRDRGWDAWYEAALTVHHPAVPAGRHSYYLRLNARNRVWVARRNLPVPLIPIYVGVWTAISLARNAGDWESVKSWVSGWQEGWRTSPGLREPMRWKTVAKLARLGQPPII, via the coding sequence ATGTCGGAAAATCCTCGGGTCAGCATCATCGTGCTGTCGATGGGCGACCGGCCCGAGGAACTGGACCGATGTCTGCGCAGCGCGGTTGCCCAGGGGTACGACTCCTTCGAGGTGTTCTGCGTCGGGATGGGCTGGCAGCCCGAGGGACTGCCCGACGGCGTCCGATCCGAGGGCGTGGCGGAGAATCTGGGTTCTCCCGGCGGCCGGAACTATGCCGCCGCGCGGGTCACCAGCGAGGTGTTCATGTTCCTCGACGACGACGCCTGGCTGCCCGACAAGGACTTTCTGAGCAAGGCGATGGTGATCTTCGACCGGTGGCCGCGGCTCGGGCTGCTGGCACCGCGCCTTTCGGACGAGAACGGTGTCACCCTGCGCCGCTGGGTGCCCCGGGCCCATGTCGGAGACCCGCTGGAATCCGGCCCCGCCTTCACCTGTCCGGAGGGCGTCACCCTGTATCGCCGAAGGGCCTGGGAGGACGTCGGCGGCTTCCCCGGCAACTTCTTCCACGGGCACGAAGGGGTCGACGTCTGCTGGCGGATGCGGGACCGCGGCTGGGACGCCTGGTACGAGGCGGCCCTGACGGTGCACCATCCGGCCGTGCCGGCCGGGCGGCACTCGTACTATCTGCGGCTGAACGCCCGCAACCGGGTCTGGGTGGCTCGGCGCAATCTGCCGGTGCCGCTGATCCCGATCTATGTCGGCGTCTGGACCGCGATCTCGCTGGCCCGCAATGCCGGGGACTGGGAATCGGTCAAGTCGTGGGTGTCAGGCTGGCAGGAGGGCTGGCGTACCTCTCCCGGCCTGCGCGAACCGATGCGCTGGAAGACCGTCGCCAAGTTGGCGCGGCTGGGTCAACCGCCGATCATCTGA
- a CDS encoding 1,4-dihydroxy-2-naphthoate polyprenyltransferase, with translation MPTFAQWVEGARPRTLPLSVAPVVAGSATAYAGGSFAVVPALLALLLSVALQIGVNFANDYSDGIRGTDADRVGPMRLVGSGVARPVLVKRAAFGCFGVAALLGLVLLVLSWQWWLVPAGIAAILAAWFYTGGKHPYGYLGLGEVFVFVFFGLVAVCGTAVVQLGRIDLPTLLVAVAIGLLAVAVLVVNNLRDIPGDQLAGKRTLATRIGAPATRLMFTGLAVGATVAYVAAAAVMTWWSLLALAGIGYLVPQLVTVLRGAQGRELIPALKAAGLACLLSAVGLAVGLLVATAFG, from the coding sequence ATGCCCACCTTCGCCCAGTGGGTGGAGGGGGCCCGGCCCCGGACCCTCCCGTTGTCGGTCGCGCCAGTGGTCGCCGGCTCTGCGACGGCGTACGCGGGCGGGTCGTTCGCGGTGGTTCCGGCTCTGCTCGCACTGCTGCTCAGCGTCGCCCTGCAGATCGGGGTGAACTTCGCCAACGACTACTCCGACGGTATCCGCGGCACCGACGCGGACCGCGTCGGGCCGATGCGGCTGGTCGGCTCCGGGGTAGCCCGGCCGGTGCTGGTCAAGCGCGCCGCGTTCGGCTGCTTCGGGGTCGCCGCGCTGCTCGGTCTGGTGCTGCTGGTGCTCTCCTGGCAGTGGTGGTTGGTCCCTGCCGGCATCGCCGCGATCCTGGCGGCCTGGTTCTACACCGGTGGGAAGCATCCCTACGGCTACCTCGGCCTCGGTGAGGTCTTCGTCTTCGTCTTCTTCGGTCTGGTCGCGGTCTGCGGTACGGCGGTGGTCCAGCTCGGCCGGATCGATCTGCCGACGCTGCTGGTGGCGGTCGCGATCGGTCTGCTGGCCGTCGCCGTTCTGGTGGTCAACAACCTGCGCGACATCCCGGGTGACCAGCTCGCCGGCAAGCGCACCCTGGCGACCCGGATCGGCGCCCCGGCCACCCGGCTGATGTTCACCGGGCTGGCCGTCGGTGCCACGGTCGCCTACGTCGCCGCTGCGGCGGTGATGACCTGGTGGTCGCTGCTGGCCCTGGCCGGGATCGGGTATCTGGTACCTCAACTGGTGACCGTTCTGCGCGGCGCGCAGGGACGGGAGCTGATTCCGGCGCTGAAGGCTGCCGGCCTGGCCTGTCTGCTGTCCGCCGTCGGGCTCGCGGTCGGGCTGTTGGTTGCGACGGCATTCGGCTGA
- a CDS encoding AMP-binding protein produces the protein MSSVGAGSTAGSTAGSETGSAAGAGPGPDHLRLVDPATPVADLADVVGETLAGGPPIAPLPADPVAAGVVRAMLRPEVPVAEPDAAVVVSTSGSTGAPKGVVLSRSAIRASAAATEQRLGGPGRWLLALPTHYVAGFMVVARAVAADRPVLDVGRDLSGLAAAVASAEGRSYLSVVPTQLTRALREPALAAALARVDAVLLGGAPAETALLDRARAAGITVITTYGMSETCGGCIYDGVPLSGVTVTLHPGEGSQNPSFTRRVVGDPAPEPGHGEDRPDQGRVWLGGPMLFSGYRLRPELTAATVIDGMIRTNDRGVLSGGRLEILGRYDDVIISGGLKIDTAAVERVARGWPGLDGEIAVVGVPDPEWGARPVAYAECWSGQFDAQSLRSYLMSRLAAHELPARIEVLPALPRTTSGKIDREALRNGAARTTTRRENEGFTDPSAKGDQQ, from the coding sequence GTGAGTTCTGTTGGTGCCGGTTCGACCGCCGGTTCGACTGCCGGGTCGGAGACGGGTTCGGCTGCTGGTGCCGGCCCGGGGCCGGACCACCTGCGGCTGGTGGATCCGGCGACTCCGGTCGCCGACCTGGCCGACGTGGTCGGCGAGACCCTGGCCGGCGGACCGCCGATCGCGCCGCTGCCGGCCGATCCGGTCGCCGCAGGCGTGGTGCGGGCGATGCTGCGTCCCGAGGTGCCGGTCGCCGAACCGGACGCGGCCGTCGTGGTGTCGACGTCGGGTTCCACCGGTGCCCCGAAGGGTGTGGTGCTCTCCCGCTCGGCGATCCGGGCATCCGCGGCGGCGACCGAGCAGCGGTTGGGAGGGCCCGGCCGCTGGCTGTTGGCGTTGCCGACCCACTACGTTGCGGGGTTCATGGTGGTCGCCCGGGCAGTGGCGGCCGACCGGCCGGTGCTGGATGTCGGGCGTGACCTGTCGGGGCTGGCTGCCGCGGTGGCCTCGGCCGAGGGCCGCAGCTATCTCTCCGTTGTACCCACCCAACTGACCCGGGCGCTGCGTGAGCCGGCGCTGGCCGCGGCCCTGGCGCGGGTCGACGCCGTACTGCTCGGCGGTGCCCCGGCCGAGACTGCCCTGCTCGACCGGGCCCGCGCCGCCGGGATCACCGTGATCACCACCTATGGGATGAGCGAGACCTGCGGCGGCTGCATCTACGACGGCGTCCCGCTGTCCGGCGTCACCGTCACCCTCCACCCCGGCGAGGGGTCACAAAATCCTTCATTTACGCGGCGTGTCGTCGGGGATCCGGCGCCTGAACCCGGCCATGGAGAGGACCGACCGGACCAGGGCCGGGTCTGGCTCGGCGGGCCGATGCTCTTCTCCGGGTATCGGTTGCGTCCCGAGCTGACCGCCGCGACGGTGATCGACGGGATGATCCGGACCAACGACCGCGGCGTGCTGTCCGGCGGGCGGCTGGAGATTCTCGGCCGGTACGACGACGTGATCATCTCCGGCGGCCTCAAGATCGACACCGCGGCGGTGGAGCGGGTCGCCCGTGGGTGGCCCGGGCTGGACGGCGAGATCGCTGTCGTTGGCGTACCCGATCCGGAATGGGGCGCCCGGCCGGTGGCGTACGCCGAATGCTGGTCGGGGCAGTTCGACGCGCAGAGCCTGCGGTCCTACCTCATGTCCCGGCTGGCCGCGCACGAGCTGCCGGCCCGAATCGAGGTGCTCCCTGCCCTGCCGCGCACCACAAGCGGCAAAATTGACCGCGAAGCGCTGCGCAACGGCGCCGCAAGGACCACGACACGCCGCGAAAATGAGGGATTTACTGACCCCTCGGCGAAAGGGGATCAGCAGTGA
- a CDS encoding o-succinylbenzoate synthase produces MPATAITTYAIAMRTRFRGITERRGMIWRGPAGWAEWSPFEDYAPAEAVPWLRAAQEQADRDFPSPVRDQVPVNCTIPVVDPKTAFRMASESGCRTAKVKVADPGSKPSDDLARVAAVRAALGPAGRVRVDANGAWDVDEALAALTELSAFGLEYAEQPCGTVEELAQLRRRLRDRGPVVPIAADESIRRADDPYRVAELEAADIAVLKVQPLGGVRACLEIAERIGLPVVVSSAVETSIGIRAGIALAAALPELPYACGLNTIRLLTDDIARQPLIAENGMLPVGRVDPDPDAIRRCTAPDTVAAAWRARLEETLHVAGEDPGGLGADPPEHGQRIQDVMR; encoded by the coding sequence GTGCCCGCGACCGCCATCACCACGTACGCGATCGCGATGCGCACCCGCTTCCGCGGCATCACCGAACGTCGCGGAATGATCTGGCGGGGGCCGGCCGGCTGGGCCGAATGGAGCCCGTTCGAGGACTACGCGCCCGCCGAAGCCGTCCCGTGGCTGCGGGCAGCCCAGGAACAGGCCGACCGGGATTTCCCGTCGCCGGTCCGGGACCAGGTGCCGGTCAACTGCACGATCCCCGTTGTCGACCCGAAGACAGCGTTCCGGATGGCCTCCGAATCCGGCTGCCGCACCGCCAAGGTCAAGGTGGCCGATCCGGGCTCGAAGCCCAGCGACGACCTGGCCCGGGTCGCTGCGGTCCGCGCCGCCCTCGGCCCCGCCGGCCGGGTCCGGGTCGACGCCAACGGGGCCTGGGACGTGGACGAGGCGCTCGCTGCGTTGACCGAGCTGAGCGCCTTCGGACTGGAGTACGCCGAACAGCCTTGCGGGACGGTCGAGGAGCTTGCCCAGCTGCGCCGCCGCCTCCGGGATCGCGGACCGGTCGTTCCGATCGCCGCCGACGAGTCGATCCGCCGGGCCGACGACCCCTACCGGGTCGCCGAACTCGAGGCCGCAGATATCGCCGTGCTCAAGGTCCAGCCGTTGGGCGGCGTGCGCGCCTGCCTGGAGATCGCCGAACGCATCGGTCTGCCGGTGGTCGTCTCCAGCGCGGTGGAAACCAGCATCGGGATCCGCGCCGGCATCGCCCTCGCCGCCGCTCTGCCCGAGCTGCCGTACGCCTGCGGGTTGAACACCATCCGGCTGCTCACCGATGACATCGCCCGGCAGCCGTTGATCGCCGAGAACGGAATGCTGCCGGTCGGCCGGGTCGACCCCGACCCGGATGCGATCCGCCGCTGCACCGCACCGGACACCGTCGCGGCCGCCTGGCGGGCTCGGCTCGAGGAGACGCTCCACGTCGCCGGAGAGGATCCGGGCGGACTCGGTGCCGACCCGCCCGAGCACGGCCAGCGGATCCAGGACGTGATGCGATGA
- the menD gene encoding 2-succinyl-5-enolpyruvyl-6-hydroxy-3-cyclohexene-1-carboxylic-acid synthase, producing the protein MTGSTACARVVVEELISYGVRDAVLAPGSRNAPLAYELFEADKIGLLRLHVRIDERSAAFTALGLAKASGTPVPVVTTSGTAAGNLHPAMMEAWHSRVPLIAITADRPATMIDTGANQTTRQQGLFAGHVRAAVQLSSDDQSPRAWRFHLNRALVACSGLRTLISGPIHLNIGLSEPLVPEPVAAVEEDYREVVATAAGPAVTELPDGPQTVIIAGDLSPDDGGALARLAERAAVPLLAEPSSNARGGPTAISSYRLLLQSSLVDDIERVIVAGHTTLSRPVTRLLGRDDIELIIVDPAPEWNDPTMNADRVIAAFDLPDREPDEWLARWRQADRSVRPLITGVIDDDAVITGRRWPS; encoded by the coding sequence ATGACCGGATCGACAGCCTGCGCACGCGTGGTGGTCGAGGAGTTGATCAGCTACGGCGTCCGCGACGCCGTGCTGGCTCCCGGCTCGCGCAATGCGCCGTTGGCCTACGAACTCTTCGAAGCCGACAAGATCGGTCTGCTCCGGCTGCACGTCCGGATCGACGAACGCAGTGCCGCCTTCACCGCCCTGGGTCTGGCGAAGGCATCCGGAACACCGGTTCCGGTGGTCACCACGTCCGGGACCGCGGCCGGCAACCTTCATCCGGCGATGATGGAGGCCTGGCATTCCCGGGTGCCGCTGATCGCGATCACCGCCGACCGGCCGGCGACCATGATCGACACCGGCGCCAACCAGACCACCCGGCAACAGGGTCTCTTCGCCGGCCACGTCCGCGCCGCGGTGCAGCTCTCCAGCGATGACCAATCCCCGCGGGCCTGGCGGTTCCACCTGAATCGAGCCCTGGTCGCCTGCTCCGGCCTGCGCACGCTGATCAGCGGCCCGATACACCTCAACATCGGACTGTCCGAGCCGCTGGTCCCCGAACCGGTCGCCGCCGTCGAGGAGGACTATCGCGAGGTTGTCGCCACCGCCGCCGGGCCCGCGGTCACCGAACTGCCGGACGGGCCGCAGACAGTGATCATCGCCGGGGATCTGTCACCCGACGACGGCGGCGCGCTGGCACGGCTGGCCGAACGGGCCGCCGTGCCGCTGCTGGCCGAGCCGTCCAGCAACGCCCGGGGCGGTCCGACGGCGATCAGCAGCTACCGGCTGCTGCTGCAGTCCTCGCTTGTCGACGACATCGAACGGGTGATCGTTGCCGGACACACCACCCTGTCCCGGCCGGTCACCCGGCTTCTGGGCCGGGACGACATCGAGTTGATCATCGTCGACCCGGCGCCGGAGTGGAACGACCCGACGATGAATGCCGACCGGGTGATAGCGGCTTTCGACCTGCCGGACCGTGAACCGGACGAATGGCTGGCGCGGTGGCGACAGGCCGACCGGTCGGTCCGCCCGTTGATCACCGGAGTGATCGACGACGATGCGGTGATCACCGGGCGGCGCTGGCCGAGCTGA
- a CDS encoding thiamine pyrophosphate-binding protein — MATGRPVGPPVDHRSDRRRCGDHRAALAELIWQSLGADDLLFIGSSSPVRDLDLTGWSPTPPATYANRGLAGIDGSVSTAIGLALAADQPAHALLGDLTFLHDSNGLIIGPAEPRPRLRIIVADDNGGSIFATLEQGHPAQMRAFERLFGTPHNTDLAGLASAVSADYTKITDLDDLRPVLARAPQSLEIIDVEIDRDHRRTMNERLNSLAATL; from the coding sequence GTGGCGACAGGCCGACCGGTCGGTCCGCCCGTTGATCACCGGAGTGATCGACGACGATGCGGTGATCACCGGGCGGCGCTGGCCGAGCTGATCTGGCAGTCGCTCGGAGCAGACGACCTGCTCTTCATCGGTTCCTCCAGCCCGGTCCGTGATCTTGATCTGACGGGCTGGTCGCCGACCCCACCGGCCACCTACGCCAATCGCGGACTGGCCGGGATCGACGGTTCGGTGTCGACCGCCATCGGTCTGGCGCTGGCCGCGGACCAGCCGGCGCACGCCCTGCTGGGTGATCTGACCTTCCTGCACGACTCGAACGGCCTGATCATCGGACCGGCCGAGCCGCGACCGCGACTGCGGATCATCGTCGCCGACGACAATGGCGGCAGCATCTTCGCCACCCTCGAGCAGGGACACCCGGCACAGATGCGGGCCTTCGAACGACTGTTCGGCACACCCCACAACACCGATCTCGCCGGGCTGGCATCCGCGGTCTCAGCCGACTACACCAAGATCACCGACCTCGATGATCTTCGGCCCGTGCTGGCCCGGGCGCCGCAATCGCTGGAGATCATCGACGTGGAGATCGACCGCGATCATCGGCGGACCATGAACGAACGACTCAATTCGCTCGCAGCCACGCTCTGA